A genome region from Frankineae bacterium MT45 includes the following:
- a CDS encoding putative regulatory protein, FmdB family (manually curated): protein MPIYEFRCPSCAEFRLRLPIAAETSAPVRCPVCSEHSPRVFRAPGVARTPGGLAVVRSLEEASRDQPQVVRRAAAGDAGGKRPVVRARPHLPALPRP from the coding sequence GTGCCGATCTACGAGTTCCGCTGCCCGTCCTGCGCTGAGTTTCGTCTCCGTCTCCCGATAGCGGCCGAGACGTCGGCGCCGGTACGTTGCCCGGTCTGCTCGGAGCACTCACCGCGAGTGTTCCGGGCGCCGGGCGTGGCCCGGACGCCAGGCGGTCTCGCCGTGGTCCGCAGCCTCGAGGAGGCGAGTCGGGACCAGCCGCAGGTGGTGCGGCGAGCCGCTGCCGGTGACGCCGGCGGGAAACGCCCTGTCGTCCGGGCTCGGCCGCACCTGCCCGCTCTGCCTAGGCCCTAA